A window from Vigna angularis cultivar LongXiaoDou No.4 chromosome 7, ASM1680809v1, whole genome shotgun sequence encodes these proteins:
- the LOC108338234 gene encoding DIS3-like exonuclease 2 isoform X3: MKALAEGSLVERSDDGEKEKKKKRRSNRRSKQNTSPSTASEVNEAQGMLPDSGKIEQPTHASTSLEGSLKQVNVGSSNEQGLSNASNVAFTSMPPMHINEQVESVDLRIVPVYGGGIDSKSFSEPAGCRGSSGINKNKDTVPCSPIRICGQKCIFSPHLSLEAVEKALEKGDVFKALFHVNAHNRVEAYCKIDGVPTDVLISGIPAQNRAVEGDIVAVKIDPLPLWTKMKGANGSCNNTSTPEGSNLFTEDNDVDGKGKHKVDADHWSGLCGSYPGQNKEDADQQSISYKNDSLTGKGIVCDDNTSQGSTNHLDLLGGANNGSINGHHHATPDSLKSNSCSGQVEVVNAVEKMCLLVNSVPSKRPTGRVVSIIERSPRREGIVGHLNVKQWASYKEITKKDIKKNKNLVSDNDYIQLIPTDPKFPIMMLLVRKLPECIMKRLKSGDMTIEMDLVAAQIDDWVEENPFPEAHILHVFGRGGEIQTHLDAILFQNAICFSEFPPEAMSCLPCVPWEVPLKEIQSRKDLRNLCLFTIDPSTATDLDDALSIEKLPNGNYRVGVHIADVSYFVLPGRALDSEAQSRSTSVYMLQRKLPMLPSLLSENIGSLSPGVDRLALSMLLDVNHEGDVVDRWIGRSVIHSCCKLSYDHAQDIIDRNFDFEGLKNTKDGYPRVYGHFEWPDVIMCLKSLYEISNVLKCKRFTDGALRLENPKVVVLFDENGVPYDSKLSERKESNFLVEEYMLLANRVAAEVICRAYPDAALLRRHPEPNMRKMREFMAFCQKHGLELNTTSSGQFHWSLEQIREKLKGDPVLYYILISYAAKPMQLASYFCSGDLKDSENEWGHYALAVPFYTHFTSPLRRYPDIIVHRTLLATIEAEDLYMKHQKALQVHKEMDVAKRCFTGINFDRSAAESIKGREALSAAAVKYSVPGGEILANIAAHCNERKLASRNVKDACDKLYIWFLLKKKEVLLSEARVMGLGPRFMSIYIQKLAIERRIYYDDVEGLTAEWLETTSTLVLNMSTTNRCTFRRGWSNKWRAIEEVALLSCPYNLKITTDNSNQSDVIKVDAETEIDPLVFPLTVHVLSTIPVALHAVGGDDGPLDIGVRLYMSSYFGG; this comes from the exons ATGAAGGCCTTGGCCGAAGGATCCTTGGTAGAGAGGTCTGACGACGgcgaaaaggagaagaagaagaagcgcCGATCCAATCGTCGATCCAAGCAAAACACTTCCCCATCTACAG CATCTGAAGTGAATGAGGCCCAGGGAATGTTGCCAGATTCAGGGAAAATTGAACAACCTACTCATGCATCCACTTCCTTGGAGGGTTCATTGAAGCAGGTCAATGTGGGTTCTTCTAATGAGCAAGGACTATCCAATGCATCAAATGTTGCTTTTACATCAATGCCCCCCATGCATATCAATGAGCAAGTGGAGTCTGTTGATTTGCGAATTGTGCCCGTGTATGGTGGAGGAATTGATTCTAAATCATTTTCTGAGCCCGCTGGTTGCAGAGGGTCATCGGgaattaataaaaacaaggaCACAGTTCCTTGTAGTCCAATTCGCATTTGTGGCCAGAAATGCATTTTTAGTCCACACTTGTCTTTAGAGGCTGTTGAGAAGGCATTAGAG AAGGGCGATGTTTTTAAAGCTCTCTTTCATGTCAATGCTCACAATCGAGTTGAG GCCTACTGCAAAATTGACGGAGTGCCAACTGATGTTCTCATTAGTGGGATTCCAGCCCAGAATAGAGCT GTGGAAGGTGATATTGTTGCAGTTAAGATTGATCCCTTGCCATTATGGACAAAAATGAAAGGAGCAAATGGGTCTTGTAACAACACTTCAACACCTGAAGGTAGCAACCTTTTTACAGAAGATAATGATGTGGATGGTAAAGGGAAACATAAGGTAGATGCTGATCATTGGTCTGGCCTTTGTGGAAGCTATCCTGGTCAAAACAAGGAGGATGCTGATCAACAATCCATCTcctataaaaatgattctttgacTGGAAAAGGAATTGTCTGCGATGATAATACCTCCCAGGGTTCTACTAACCATTTAGATCTACTTGGAGGAGCCAACAATGGCAGCATTAATGGACATCACCATGCTACTCCTGATTCCTTAAAGAGCAATTCTTGTAGTGGACAAGTTGAAGTAGTTAATGCTGTGGAAAAGATGTGTTTGTTGGTTAATTCTGTCCCTTCAAAAAGACCAACTGGCAGGGTGGTCTCTATTATCGAGAGATCTCCTCGTCGGGAGGGTATTGTTGGTCATCTTAATGTGAAACAGTGGGCTTCTTATAAGGAAATAACCAAAAAGGACATCAAGAAGAATAAGAACTTGGTTTCTGATAATGATTACATCCAGCTAATACCAACTGATCCAAAGTTTCCTATTATGATGCTTCTTGTTAGAAAGTTACCCGAGTGCATTATGAAAAGGTTGAAAAGTGGTGACATGACAATTGAAATGGATCTGGTAGCTGCACAAATTGATGATTGGGTAGAAGAAAATCCTTTTCCTGAGGCCCACATCTTGCACGTTTTTGGAAGAGGTGGTGAAATTCAGACCCATTTAGATGCAATTTTGTTTCAGAATGCAATCTGTTTTTCTGAATTTCCTCCAGAAGCTATGTCCTGTCTTCCGTGTGTTCCTTGGGAGGTACCTCTGAAAGAAATTCAAAGTAGAAAAGATCTCAGAAATTTGTGCTTATTTACTATTGATCCTTCAACTGCCACTGATCTGGATGATGCTCTGTCAATTGAGAAGTTACCTAATGGGAATTATAGAGTAGGAGTCCACATTGCTGATGtatcatattttgttttacCTGGCAGAGCCTTAGATAGTGAGGCTCAGTCTAGGTCAACAAGTGTATATATGTTGCAAAGGAAGTTACCTATGTTGCCTTCATTATTATCTGAGAATATTGGGTCACTTAGTCCTGGAGTGGATCGACTTGCTCTTTCTATGCTCCTGGATGTGAATCATGAGGGGGATGTTGTAGACCGTTGGATTGGTCGTTCTGTTATACACTCATGTTGTAAGCTTTCATATGACCATGCCCAGGACATCATTGACAggaattttgattttgaaggtTTAAAGAATACTAAAGATGGCTATCCCAGAGTGTATGGCCATTTTGAATGGCCTGATGTTATTATGTGTTTGAAGAGTCTGTATGAAATTTCAAATGTCTTGAAATGCAAGAGGTTTACTGATGGGGCTCTACGGCTTGAGAACCCCAAAGTTGTTGTCTTGTTTGATGAGAATGGAGTTCCTTATGATAGTAAGCTTTCCGAAAGGAAAGAATCAAATTTTCTTGTAGAGGAATATATGCTTTTGGCCAATAGAGTTGCTGCTGAAGTCATATGTCGAGCTTATCCTGATGCGGCATTGTTACGGAGGCATCCTGAACCTAATATGCGAAAGATGAGAGAATTTATGGCATTTTGTCAGAAGCATGGTTTAGAATTGAACACGACTTCCTCTGGTCAATTCCATTGGTCATTAGAGCAGATCAGGGAAAAGCTCAAGGGTGATCCTGTGCTTTACTATATACTTATTTCTTATGCTGCTAAACCAATGCAGTTGGCTTCTTACTTCTGTAGTGGAGATTTAAAGGATAGTGAAAATGAATGGGGTCATTATGCTTTAGCTGTCCCATTTTACACTCATTTTACATCACCTCTGCGTCGGTATCCTGATATTATTGTTCACCGGACATTACTTGCTACCATAGAGGCTGAGGATTTGTATATGAAGCATCAAAAGGCTTTGCAGGTTCATAAGGAAATGGATGTTGCGAAAAGATGTTTCACTGGTATCAATTTTGATAGAAGTGCTGCAGAATCCATCAAGGGAAGGGAAGCACTATCAGCTGCAGCTGTGAAGTATAGTGTTCCAGGTGGTGAAATACTTGCAAATATTGCTGCTCATTGCAATGAGAGAAAGCTAGCTAGTAGAAATGTTAAGGATGCCTGTGATAAACTTTACATATGGTTTCTCCTGAAGAAAAAGGAG GTCTTATTGTCAGAAGCTAGAGTTATGGGACTTGGCCCAAGATTCATGTCAATTTACATTCAAAAGCTAGCT ATTGAGCGACGCATATATTATGATGATGTGGAAGGCTTGACTGCAGAATGGCTTGAAACAACATCCACGCTGGTGCTCAACATGTCAACCACTAATAGGTGTACATTTAGGAGGGGCTGGTCTAACAAGTGGAGGGCGATTGAAGAAGTTGCACTGCTTTCTTGTCCATATAACCTGAAAATTACCACGGATAATTCTAACCAGAGTGATGTAATAAAAGTGGATGCGGAGACTGAAATTGACCCCTTAGTTTTTCCGCTCACAGTGCATGTTCTTTCAACAATTCCAGTGGCTCTTCATGCTGTTGGTGGTGATGATGGGCCCCTTGATATTGGAGTAAGGCTCTACATGAGCTCCTATTTTGG CGGTTGA
- the LOC108338234 gene encoding DIS3-like exonuclease 2 isoform X2, whose product MKALAEGSLVERSDDGEKEKKKKRRSNRRSKQNTSPSTASEVNEAQGMLPDSGKIEQPTHASTSLEGSLKQVNVGSSNEQGLSNASNVAFTSMPPMHINEQVESVDLRIVPVYGGGIDSKSFSEPAGCRGSSGINKNKDTVPCSPIRICGQKCIFSPHLSLEAVEKALEKGDVFKALFHVNAHNRVEAYCKIDGVPTDVLISGIPAQNRAVEGDIVAVKIDPLPLWTKMKGANGSCNNTSTPEGSNLFTEDNDVDGKGKHKVDADHWSGLCGSYPGQNKEDADQQSISYKNDSLTGKGIVCDDNTSQGSTNHLDLLGGANNGSINGHHHATPDSLKSNSCSGQVEVVNAVEKMCLLVNSVPSKRPTGRVVSIIERSPRREGIVGHLNVKQWASYKEITKKDIKKNKNLVSDNDYIQLIPTDPKFPIMMLLVRKLPECIMKRLKSGDMTIEMDLVAAQIDDWVEENPFPEAHILHVFGRGGEIQTHLDAILFQNAICFSEFPPEAMSCLPCVPWEVPLKEIQSRKDLRNLCLFTIDPSTATDLDDALSIEKLPNGNYRVGVHIADVSYFVLPGRALDSEAQSRSTSVYMLQRKLPMLPSLLSENIGSLSPGVDRLALSMLLDVNHEGDVVDRWIGRSVIHSCCKLSYDHAQDIIDRNFDFEGLKNTKDGYPRVYGHFEWPDVIMCLKSLYEISNVLKCKRFTDGALRLENPKVVVLFDENGVPYDSKLSERKESNFLVEEYMLLANRVAAEVICRAYPDAALLRRHPEPNMRKMREFMAFCQKHGLELNTTSSGQFHWSLEQIREKLKGDPVLYYILISYAAKPMQLASYFCSGDLKDSENEWGHYALAVPFYTHFTSPLRRYPDIIVHRTLLATIEAEDLYMKHQKALQVHKEMDVAKRCFTGINFDRSAAESIKGREALSAAAVKYSVPGGEILANIAAHCNERKLASRNVKDACDKLYIWFLLKKKEVLLSEARVMGLGPRFMSIYIQKLAIERRIYYDDVEGLTAEWLETTSTLVLNMSTTNRCTFRRGWSNKWRAIEEVALLSCPYNLKITTDNSNQSDVIKVDAETEIDPLVFPLTVHVLSTIPVALHAVGGDDGPLDIGVRLYMSSYFGEGEE is encoded by the exons ATGAAGGCCTTGGCCGAAGGATCCTTGGTAGAGAGGTCTGACGACGgcgaaaaggagaagaagaagaagcgcCGATCCAATCGTCGATCCAAGCAAAACACTTCCCCATCTACAG CATCTGAAGTGAATGAGGCCCAGGGAATGTTGCCAGATTCAGGGAAAATTGAACAACCTACTCATGCATCCACTTCCTTGGAGGGTTCATTGAAGCAGGTCAATGTGGGTTCTTCTAATGAGCAAGGACTATCCAATGCATCAAATGTTGCTTTTACATCAATGCCCCCCATGCATATCAATGAGCAAGTGGAGTCTGTTGATTTGCGAATTGTGCCCGTGTATGGTGGAGGAATTGATTCTAAATCATTTTCTGAGCCCGCTGGTTGCAGAGGGTCATCGGgaattaataaaaacaaggaCACAGTTCCTTGTAGTCCAATTCGCATTTGTGGCCAGAAATGCATTTTTAGTCCACACTTGTCTTTAGAGGCTGTTGAGAAGGCATTAGAG AAGGGCGATGTTTTTAAAGCTCTCTTTCATGTCAATGCTCACAATCGAGTTGAG GCCTACTGCAAAATTGACGGAGTGCCAACTGATGTTCTCATTAGTGGGATTCCAGCCCAGAATAGAGCT GTGGAAGGTGATATTGTTGCAGTTAAGATTGATCCCTTGCCATTATGGACAAAAATGAAAGGAGCAAATGGGTCTTGTAACAACACTTCAACACCTGAAGGTAGCAACCTTTTTACAGAAGATAATGATGTGGATGGTAAAGGGAAACATAAGGTAGATGCTGATCATTGGTCTGGCCTTTGTGGAAGCTATCCTGGTCAAAACAAGGAGGATGCTGATCAACAATCCATCTcctataaaaatgattctttgacTGGAAAAGGAATTGTCTGCGATGATAATACCTCCCAGGGTTCTACTAACCATTTAGATCTACTTGGAGGAGCCAACAATGGCAGCATTAATGGACATCACCATGCTACTCCTGATTCCTTAAAGAGCAATTCTTGTAGTGGACAAGTTGAAGTAGTTAATGCTGTGGAAAAGATGTGTTTGTTGGTTAATTCTGTCCCTTCAAAAAGACCAACTGGCAGGGTGGTCTCTATTATCGAGAGATCTCCTCGTCGGGAGGGTATTGTTGGTCATCTTAATGTGAAACAGTGGGCTTCTTATAAGGAAATAACCAAAAAGGACATCAAGAAGAATAAGAACTTGGTTTCTGATAATGATTACATCCAGCTAATACCAACTGATCCAAAGTTTCCTATTATGATGCTTCTTGTTAGAAAGTTACCCGAGTGCATTATGAAAAGGTTGAAAAGTGGTGACATGACAATTGAAATGGATCTGGTAGCTGCACAAATTGATGATTGGGTAGAAGAAAATCCTTTTCCTGAGGCCCACATCTTGCACGTTTTTGGAAGAGGTGGTGAAATTCAGACCCATTTAGATGCAATTTTGTTTCAGAATGCAATCTGTTTTTCTGAATTTCCTCCAGAAGCTATGTCCTGTCTTCCGTGTGTTCCTTGGGAGGTACCTCTGAAAGAAATTCAAAGTAGAAAAGATCTCAGAAATTTGTGCTTATTTACTATTGATCCTTCAACTGCCACTGATCTGGATGATGCTCTGTCAATTGAGAAGTTACCTAATGGGAATTATAGAGTAGGAGTCCACATTGCTGATGtatcatattttgttttacCTGGCAGAGCCTTAGATAGTGAGGCTCAGTCTAGGTCAACAAGTGTATATATGTTGCAAAGGAAGTTACCTATGTTGCCTTCATTATTATCTGAGAATATTGGGTCACTTAGTCCTGGAGTGGATCGACTTGCTCTTTCTATGCTCCTGGATGTGAATCATGAGGGGGATGTTGTAGACCGTTGGATTGGTCGTTCTGTTATACACTCATGTTGTAAGCTTTCATATGACCATGCCCAGGACATCATTGACAggaattttgattttgaaggtTTAAAGAATACTAAAGATGGCTATCCCAGAGTGTATGGCCATTTTGAATGGCCTGATGTTATTATGTGTTTGAAGAGTCTGTATGAAATTTCAAATGTCTTGAAATGCAAGAGGTTTACTGATGGGGCTCTACGGCTTGAGAACCCCAAAGTTGTTGTCTTGTTTGATGAGAATGGAGTTCCTTATGATAGTAAGCTTTCCGAAAGGAAAGAATCAAATTTTCTTGTAGAGGAATATATGCTTTTGGCCAATAGAGTTGCTGCTGAAGTCATATGTCGAGCTTATCCTGATGCGGCATTGTTACGGAGGCATCCTGAACCTAATATGCGAAAGATGAGAGAATTTATGGCATTTTGTCAGAAGCATGGTTTAGAATTGAACACGACTTCCTCTGGTCAATTCCATTGGTCATTAGAGCAGATCAGGGAAAAGCTCAAGGGTGATCCTGTGCTTTACTATATACTTATTTCTTATGCTGCTAAACCAATGCAGTTGGCTTCTTACTTCTGTAGTGGAGATTTAAAGGATAGTGAAAATGAATGGGGTCATTATGCTTTAGCTGTCCCATTTTACACTCATTTTACATCACCTCTGCGTCGGTATCCTGATATTATTGTTCACCGGACATTACTTGCTACCATAGAGGCTGAGGATTTGTATATGAAGCATCAAAAGGCTTTGCAGGTTCATAAGGAAATGGATGTTGCGAAAAGATGTTTCACTGGTATCAATTTTGATAGAAGTGCTGCAGAATCCATCAAGGGAAGGGAAGCACTATCAGCTGCAGCTGTGAAGTATAGTGTTCCAGGTGGTGAAATACTTGCAAATATTGCTGCTCATTGCAATGAGAGAAAGCTAGCTAGTAGAAATGTTAAGGATGCCTGTGATAAACTTTACATATGGTTTCTCCTGAAGAAAAAGGAG GTCTTATTGTCAGAAGCTAGAGTTATGGGACTTGGCCCAAGATTCATGTCAATTTACATTCAAAAGCTAGCT ATTGAGCGACGCATATATTATGATGATGTGGAAGGCTTGACTGCAGAATGGCTTGAAACAACATCCACGCTGGTGCTCAACATGTCAACCACTAATAGGTGTACATTTAGGAGGGGCTGGTCTAACAAGTGGAGGGCGATTGAAGAAGTTGCACTGCTTTCTTGTCCATATAACCTGAAAATTACCACGGATAATTCTAACCAGAGTGATGTAATAAAAGTGGATGCGGAGACTGAAATTGACCCCTTAGTTTTTCCGCTCACAGTGCATGTTCTTTCAACAATTCCAGTGGCTCTTCATGCTGTTGGTGGTGATGATGGGCCCCTTGATATTGGAGTAAGGCTCTACATGAGCTCCTATTTTGG AGAGGGAGAAGAATAG
- the LOC108338234 gene encoding DIS3-like exonuclease 2 isoform X1 produces the protein MKALAEGSLVERSDDGEKEKKKKRRSNRRSKQNTSPSTASEVNEAQGMLPDSGKIEQPTHASTSLEGSLKQVNVGSSNEQGLSNASNVAFTSMPPMHINEQVESVDLRIVPVYGGGIDSKSFSEPAGCRGSSGINKNKDTVPCSPIRICGQKCIFSPHLSLEAVEKALEKGDVFKALFHVNAHNRVEAYCKIDGVPTDVLISGIPAQNRAVEGDIVAVKIDPLPLWTKMKGANGSCNNTSTPEGSNLFTEDNDVDGKGKHKVDADHWSGLCGSYPGQNKEDADQQSISYKNDSLTGKGIVCDDNTSQGSTNHLDLLGGANNGSINGHHHATPDSLKSNSCSGQVEVVNAVEKMCLLVNSVPSKRPTGRVVSIIERSPRREGIVGHLNVKQWASYKEITKKDIKKNKNLVSDNDYIQLIPTDPKFPIMMLLVRKLPECIMKRLKSGDMTIEMDLVAAQIDDWVEENPFPEAHILHVFGRGGEIQTHLDAILFQNAICFSEFPPEAMSCLPCVPWEVPLKEIQSRKDLRNLCLFTIDPSTATDLDDALSIEKLPNGNYRVGVHIADVSYFVLPGRALDSEAQSRSTSVYMLQRKLPMLPSLLSENIGSLSPGVDRLALSMLLDVNHEGDVVDRWIGRSVIHSCCKLSYDHAQDIIDRNFDFEGLKNTKDGYPRVYGHFEWPDVIMCLKSLYEISNVLKCKRFTDGALRLENPKVVVLFDENGVPYDSKLSERKESNFLVEEYMLLANRVAAEVICRAYPDAALLRRHPEPNMRKMREFMAFCQKHGLELNTTSSGQFHWSLEQIREKLKGDPVLYYILISYAAKPMQLASYFCSGDLKDSENEWGHYALAVPFYTHFTSPLRRYPDIIVHRTLLATIEAEDLYMKHQKALQVHKEMDVAKRCFTGINFDRSAAESIKGREALSAAAVKYSVPGGEILANIAAHCNERKLASRNVKDACDKLYIWFLLKKKEVLLSEARVMGLGPRFMSIYIQKLAIERRIYYDDVEGLTAEWLETTSTLVLNMSTTNRCTFRRGWSNKWRAIEEVALLSCPYNLKITTDNSNQSDVIKVDAETEIDPLVFPLTVHVLSTIPVALHAVGGDDGPLDIGVRLYMSSYFGREGEE, from the exons ATGAAGGCCTTGGCCGAAGGATCCTTGGTAGAGAGGTCTGACGACGgcgaaaaggagaagaagaagaagcgcCGATCCAATCGTCGATCCAAGCAAAACACTTCCCCATCTACAG CATCTGAAGTGAATGAGGCCCAGGGAATGTTGCCAGATTCAGGGAAAATTGAACAACCTACTCATGCATCCACTTCCTTGGAGGGTTCATTGAAGCAGGTCAATGTGGGTTCTTCTAATGAGCAAGGACTATCCAATGCATCAAATGTTGCTTTTACATCAATGCCCCCCATGCATATCAATGAGCAAGTGGAGTCTGTTGATTTGCGAATTGTGCCCGTGTATGGTGGAGGAATTGATTCTAAATCATTTTCTGAGCCCGCTGGTTGCAGAGGGTCATCGGgaattaataaaaacaaggaCACAGTTCCTTGTAGTCCAATTCGCATTTGTGGCCAGAAATGCATTTTTAGTCCACACTTGTCTTTAGAGGCTGTTGAGAAGGCATTAGAG AAGGGCGATGTTTTTAAAGCTCTCTTTCATGTCAATGCTCACAATCGAGTTGAG GCCTACTGCAAAATTGACGGAGTGCCAACTGATGTTCTCATTAGTGGGATTCCAGCCCAGAATAGAGCT GTGGAAGGTGATATTGTTGCAGTTAAGATTGATCCCTTGCCATTATGGACAAAAATGAAAGGAGCAAATGGGTCTTGTAACAACACTTCAACACCTGAAGGTAGCAACCTTTTTACAGAAGATAATGATGTGGATGGTAAAGGGAAACATAAGGTAGATGCTGATCATTGGTCTGGCCTTTGTGGAAGCTATCCTGGTCAAAACAAGGAGGATGCTGATCAACAATCCATCTcctataaaaatgattctttgacTGGAAAAGGAATTGTCTGCGATGATAATACCTCCCAGGGTTCTACTAACCATTTAGATCTACTTGGAGGAGCCAACAATGGCAGCATTAATGGACATCACCATGCTACTCCTGATTCCTTAAAGAGCAATTCTTGTAGTGGACAAGTTGAAGTAGTTAATGCTGTGGAAAAGATGTGTTTGTTGGTTAATTCTGTCCCTTCAAAAAGACCAACTGGCAGGGTGGTCTCTATTATCGAGAGATCTCCTCGTCGGGAGGGTATTGTTGGTCATCTTAATGTGAAACAGTGGGCTTCTTATAAGGAAATAACCAAAAAGGACATCAAGAAGAATAAGAACTTGGTTTCTGATAATGATTACATCCAGCTAATACCAACTGATCCAAAGTTTCCTATTATGATGCTTCTTGTTAGAAAGTTACCCGAGTGCATTATGAAAAGGTTGAAAAGTGGTGACATGACAATTGAAATGGATCTGGTAGCTGCACAAATTGATGATTGGGTAGAAGAAAATCCTTTTCCTGAGGCCCACATCTTGCACGTTTTTGGAAGAGGTGGTGAAATTCAGACCCATTTAGATGCAATTTTGTTTCAGAATGCAATCTGTTTTTCTGAATTTCCTCCAGAAGCTATGTCCTGTCTTCCGTGTGTTCCTTGGGAGGTACCTCTGAAAGAAATTCAAAGTAGAAAAGATCTCAGAAATTTGTGCTTATTTACTATTGATCCTTCAACTGCCACTGATCTGGATGATGCTCTGTCAATTGAGAAGTTACCTAATGGGAATTATAGAGTAGGAGTCCACATTGCTGATGtatcatattttgttttacCTGGCAGAGCCTTAGATAGTGAGGCTCAGTCTAGGTCAACAAGTGTATATATGTTGCAAAGGAAGTTACCTATGTTGCCTTCATTATTATCTGAGAATATTGGGTCACTTAGTCCTGGAGTGGATCGACTTGCTCTTTCTATGCTCCTGGATGTGAATCATGAGGGGGATGTTGTAGACCGTTGGATTGGTCGTTCTGTTATACACTCATGTTGTAAGCTTTCATATGACCATGCCCAGGACATCATTGACAggaattttgattttgaaggtTTAAAGAATACTAAAGATGGCTATCCCAGAGTGTATGGCCATTTTGAATGGCCTGATGTTATTATGTGTTTGAAGAGTCTGTATGAAATTTCAAATGTCTTGAAATGCAAGAGGTTTACTGATGGGGCTCTACGGCTTGAGAACCCCAAAGTTGTTGTCTTGTTTGATGAGAATGGAGTTCCTTATGATAGTAAGCTTTCCGAAAGGAAAGAATCAAATTTTCTTGTAGAGGAATATATGCTTTTGGCCAATAGAGTTGCTGCTGAAGTCATATGTCGAGCTTATCCTGATGCGGCATTGTTACGGAGGCATCCTGAACCTAATATGCGAAAGATGAGAGAATTTATGGCATTTTGTCAGAAGCATGGTTTAGAATTGAACACGACTTCCTCTGGTCAATTCCATTGGTCATTAGAGCAGATCAGGGAAAAGCTCAAGGGTGATCCTGTGCTTTACTATATACTTATTTCTTATGCTGCTAAACCAATGCAGTTGGCTTCTTACTTCTGTAGTGGAGATTTAAAGGATAGTGAAAATGAATGGGGTCATTATGCTTTAGCTGTCCCATTTTACACTCATTTTACATCACCTCTGCGTCGGTATCCTGATATTATTGTTCACCGGACATTACTTGCTACCATAGAGGCTGAGGATTTGTATATGAAGCATCAAAAGGCTTTGCAGGTTCATAAGGAAATGGATGTTGCGAAAAGATGTTTCACTGGTATCAATTTTGATAGAAGTGCTGCAGAATCCATCAAGGGAAGGGAAGCACTATCAGCTGCAGCTGTGAAGTATAGTGTTCCAGGTGGTGAAATACTTGCAAATATTGCTGCTCATTGCAATGAGAGAAAGCTAGCTAGTAGAAATGTTAAGGATGCCTGTGATAAACTTTACATATGGTTTCTCCTGAAGAAAAAGGAG GTCTTATTGTCAGAAGCTAGAGTTATGGGACTTGGCCCAAGATTCATGTCAATTTACATTCAAAAGCTAGCT ATTGAGCGACGCATATATTATGATGATGTGGAAGGCTTGACTGCAGAATGGCTTGAAACAACATCCACGCTGGTGCTCAACATGTCAACCACTAATAGGTGTACATTTAGGAGGGGCTGGTCTAACAAGTGGAGGGCGATTGAAGAAGTTGCACTGCTTTCTTGTCCATATAACCTGAAAATTACCACGGATAATTCTAACCAGAGTGATGTAATAAAAGTGGATGCGGAGACTGAAATTGACCCCTTAGTTTTTCCGCTCACAGTGCATGTTCTTTCAACAATTCCAGTGGCTCTTCATGCTGTTGGTGGTGATGATGGGCCCCTTGATATTGGAGTAAGGCTCTACATGAGCTCCTATTTTGG AAGAGAGGGAGAAGAATAG